A window of Saccharomyces paradoxus chromosome XIII, complete sequence contains these coding sequences:
- the FKS3 gene encoding putative 1,3-beta-D-glucan synthase (Protein involved in spore wall assembly~similar to YMR306W) → MNFTSPKLSLADVEYPAWCQDDEVPITMQEIKEIFIQLTDKFGFQMSSMENMYQHLMGQLDSRASRTGAQNALISLHVSYIGGEHANYRKWYFAAQLDLDEEIGFQNMQLHGKARQRNVKMAKKRGVSIKEQIKQWNEKEQEFINNHPKITLTQEQLEDQTNLKSADYKWKLKMKILSPEEMIKQLALYFLCWGEANQVRFAPECLCFIFKCALDYEISTSSSEKTAKLPEYAYLNDVITPLYEFLRGQVYKKDSKGNWKRREKDHKNIIGYDDINQLFWYPEGFERIILNNGERLVDKPLEERYLYFKDVAWSKVFYKTYRETRSWKHCFTNFNRFWIIHFAPFWFFTTFNSPTLYTKNYVQLLNNQPTPQVRLSVIAFGGTIACLVQILATMFEWGFVPREWPGAQHLSSRMIGLLFCLAINLGPSVYVLGFFEWDVHSKSAYIVSIAQLIIAFLTTFFFAVRPLGGLFRPYLNKDKRHRRYVSSQTFTASFPKLTGRSKWFSYGLWVFVYLAKYIESYFFLTLSLRDPIRVLSIMDLSRCQGEYLMGPILCKWQAKITLVLMLLSDLGLFFLDTYLWYIICNCIFSIILSFSLGTSILTPWKNVYSRLPKRIYSKILATSEMDVKFKAKILISQVWNAIVISMYREHLLSIEHLQRLLFQQVDSLMGDTRTLKSPTFFVAQDDSTFKSMEFFPSNSEAKRRISFFAQSLATPISEPVPVDCMPTFTVLVPHYSEKILLGLKEIIREESPKSKITVLEYLKHLHPTEWECFVKDTKLLSMEKSFLKEADNSNDEDRLEIPDALYGSRSTPLSDHTDSRKLPTEDDLIKEKINDLPFSYFGFNSSEPSYTLRTRIWASLRTQTLYRTLSGFMNYSKAIKLLYRIENPSLVSLYRGNHEALENDLENMASRKFRMVVAMQRYAKFNKDEMEATELLLRAYPNMYISYLLEELEQTTSERVYYSCLTNGYAEFDEEAGLRKPIFKIRLSGNPILGDGKSDNQNHSIIFYRGEYIQVIDANQDNYLEECLKIRSVLSEFEELELNSTIPYIPGIEYEEEPPPIAIVGSREYIFSENIGVLGDIAAGKEQTFGTLFARTLAEIGGKLHYGHPDFLNGIFMTTRGGLSKAQRGLHLNEDIYAGMNAICRGGRIKHSDYYQCGKGRDLGFGSILNFTTKIGAGMGEQLLSREYYYLGTQLPMDRFLSFFYAHPGFHLNNLFISFSVQLFFVLLLNLGALNHETIACFYDKNAPITNLETPVGCYNIQPALHWVSIFVLSIFIVFFIAFAPLLIQEVLEKGIWRAASRFLHHLLSMAPLFEVFVCQVYSNSLLMDLTFGGAKYISTGRGFAITRLDFFTLYSRFVNISIYSGFQVFFMLLFAIISMWQPALLWFWITVISMCFAPFIFNPHQFAFMDFFIDYKTFMHWLFSGNTKYQKESWASFVKSSRSRFTGYKSKTVDDISEDSGLESKKARFWNVFFAELFLPFCVFLFNLTAFSFINAQTGVPGSKPTSAIFRLLLVTFLPIVLNSIVLFLFFWVSLFVVPGLSYCCKNAGAVIAFIAHTFSVLVYLLDFELMWFLQGWNFTRTLILLITCINLHLVLFKVFTTIFLTREYKNNRAHLAWWNGKWYNTGMGWSVVLQPIREYLVKIMESSYFAADFFLGHFLLYIQTPIILLPFIDYWHTMVLFWMNPRNIIAHKRVLTRKQRALRSSIVSKYFSLYFVMLGVFLFMLIAPFFANVFVSNPQELLEGTLLEGIFQPNGQNNNDTGPNAPSTILTTTPPLPTFRTVA, encoded by the coding sequence ATGAATTTTACGAGTCCTAAGCTTTCGCTTGCCGATGTTGAGTATCCTGCTTGGTGTCAAGACGATGAAGTTCCAATTACAATGCAGGAAATTAAGGAGATTTTTATACAGCTCACAGATAAGTTCGGATTCCAGATGTCTTCTATGGAAAATATGTATCAGCATTTAATGGGGCAGCTGGACTCCAGGGCAAGTCGTACAGGTGCTCAGAATGCATTGATATCGCTACATGTCTCATATATTGGAGGGGAACATGCAAATTATAGAAAATGGTATTTTGCCGCCCAGCTCGACTTAGATGAAGAGATCGGGTTTCAAAACATGCAGCTACATGGGAAGGCACGCCAAAGGAATGTAAAGatggcaaaaaaaagaggcgTGTCTATCAAGGAACAGATCAAACAATGGAATGAGAAGGAGCAAGAGTTCATAAATAACCATCCGAAGATAACGCTGACTCAAGAACAATTGGAAGATCAGACAAACTTGAAAAGTGCAGACTATAAATGgaagttgaaaatgaaaatattgtCACCTGAAGAGATGATAAAACAACTAgctctttattttctttgttggGGAGAAGCCAATCAAGTCAGGTTTGCTCCAGAATGCCTTTGCTTTATTTTCAAGTGTGCACTTGACTATGAAATTAGTACGTCAAGTAGCGAAAAAACAGCGAAATTACCTGAATATGCATACTTAAATGACGTTATTACTCCCCTGTATGAATTCCTAAGGGGCCAAGTATACAAAAAAGATTCCAAGGGGAATTGGAAACGAAGAGAAAAGGACCACAAGAATATTATTGGTTACGATGACATCAATCAGTTGTTTTGGTATCCGGAAGGGTTTGAACGAATTATTTTAAACAATGGAGAACGGTTAGTTGACAAGCCATTGGAGGAGAGGTACCTCTATTTCAAAGATGTTGCATGGTCAAAGGTATTTTATAAAACATATAGAGAAACCAGAAGTTGGAAGCACTGCTTTACCAATTTTAATAGATTCTGGATTATCCATTTTGCACCGTTTTGGTTCTTCACCACGTTTAATTCTCCCACTTTGTACACCAAGAATTATGTACAGTTATTGAACAATCAACCAACACCTCAAGTTAGACTGTCAGTCATTGCCTTTGGGGGTACGATAGCATGTTTAGTTCAAATTTTAGCCACTATGTTCGAGTGGGGGTTTGTTCCCCGGGAATGGCCGGGCGCTCAGCATTTATCAAGTAGAATGATTGGCCTACTTTTTTGCCTTGCAATTAACCTGGGACCATCCGTGTACGTTTTAGGATTTTTCGAGTGGGATGTTCATTCAAAATCTGCGTATATCGTGTCCATCGCCCAATTAATTATTGCATTTTTAacaacctttttttttgctgtCAGACCTTTGGGTGGCTTATTTCGTCCGTATTTAAACAAAGACAAAAGACATCGAAGGTACGTCTCATCGCAAACCTTTACCGCTTCATTTCCCAAGCTGACAGGACGCAGCAAATGGTTCTCTTATGGGTTATGGGTATTCGTATATTTGGCGAAATATATTGagtcttatttttttctgacCTTATCCCTCAGGGACCCTATCAGGGTCCTATCTATTATGGATTTGTCCAGATGTCAAGGTGAGTATTTAATGGGTCCCATTCTATGTAAATGGCAGGCCAAAATCACATTAGTTCTCATGCTGCTTTCCGATTTAGGCCTATTCTTTCTCGATACTTACCTTTGGTACATTATTTGCAActgtattttttccattataCTGTCATTTTCTCTTGGTACCTCAATTCTCACACCATGGAAGAATGTATATTCTCGGTTGCctaaaagaatatattccAAAATTCTCGCTACTTCAGAGATGGATGTAAAATTTAAAGCAAAAATACTAATATCACAGGTATGGAATGCTATTGTTATATCAATGTACAGGGAACATCTTCTCTCCATTGAGCATTTACAAAGACTCCTGTTCCAACAGGTTGACTCTTTAATGGGAGATACAAGAACTTTGAAATCGcctactttttttgttgcaCAAGATGATTCAACGTTCAAATCCATGGAATTTTTTCCCTCCAATTCAGAggcaaaaagaaggatatctttttttgcgCAATCGTTAGCAACCCCAATTTCAGAGCCTGTTCCAGTGGACTGTATGCCAACTTTTACCGTCTTGGTACCCCATTattcagaaaaaattcttttggGCTTAAAGGAAATTATCAGAGAAGAATCCCCTAAAAGTAAAATTACAGTACTTGAGTATTTGAAGCATTTACATCCCACAGAATGGGAATGCTTTGTTAAGGATACGAAACTATTGAGCATGGAAAAGagctttttgaaagaagcaGATAACAgcaatgatgaagatagGCTGGAAATTCCAGATGCACTGTATGGTTCAAGGTCCACCCCTCTTTCAGATCACACTGATTCCCGGAAGTTGCCCACAGAGGATGATCTcattaaggaaaaaattaatgattTGCCATTTTCTTACTTTGGCTTCAACTCATCTGAGCCATCGTACACACTGAGAACAAGAATTTGGGCGTCGTTGCGAACACAGACTTTATACAGAACACTTTCTGGTTTTATGAACTATTCCAAGGCTATTAAACTGCTGTATCGAATTGAAAATCCCTCTTTAGTTAGCTTATATCGTGGCAATCATGAGGCTTTGGAAAACGACTTAGAAAATATGGCTAGTAGAAAGTTTAGAATGGTTGTCGCTATGCAGAGATATGCAAAATTTAATAAGGATGAAATGGAGGCAACAGAACTACTTTTAAGAGCCTACCcaaatatgtatatatctTACCTTCTGGAAGAGTTAGAGCAAACCACATCTGAGAGAGTATATTATTCGTGTCTGACTAATGGCTATGCagaatttgatgaagaggcTGGATTAAGGAAGCCAATATTTAAAATTCGCCTGTCGGGCAATCCAATACTTGGGGATGGTAAATCGGACAATCAAAATCATTCCATTATATTTTATCGTGGTGAGTATATTCAGGTGATCGATGCAAACCAAGATAATTATTTGGAGGAATGCCTAAAAATACGGTCTGTTCTAAGTGAGTTTGAGGAGCTCGAACTTAATTCCACAATTCCATACATTCCTGGTATTGAATATGAAGAAGAGCCACCCCCTATAGCTATTGTTGGTTCAAGGgagtatattttttcagagAATATTGGAGTGTTAGGTGATATTGCTGCAGGTAAAGAACAGACTTTTGGAACTTTATTTGCAAGAACGCTAGCTGAAATTGGTGGTAAATTGCACTACGGGCATCCTGATTTTCTCAATGGTATTTTTATGACCACTCGTGGCGGCCTGTCTAAGGCGCAGAGAGGATTGCACTTGAATGAAGATATATATGCTGGAATGAACGCAATCTGCCGTGGCGGAAGAATAAAACATAGTGATTACTATCAATGTGGTAAGGGTCGAGACTTGGGATTTGGGTccattttgaatttcacCACTAAAATAGGGGCGGGTATGGGGGAACAACTTTTATCAAGAGAGTACTATTATCTAGGGACACAGCTTCCAATGGATagatttttatcatttttctaTGCTCATCCCGGTTTTCATCTAAataatctttttatttccttctCGGTTCAACTATTCTTCGTTCTGCTATTAAACTTGGGCGCATTGAACCATGAAACAATAGCCTGCTTTTACGACAAGAATGCGCCAATCACAAACCTCGAGACCCCTGTAGGTTGTTATAATATTCAGCCTGCGTTACATTGGGTATCAATCTTTGTGCTATCAATCTTCATAGTCTTTTTTATTGCGTTTGCCCCTTTGTTGATCCAAGAAGTCTTGGAAAAGGGCATTTGGAGAGCAGCTTCAAGGTTTTTACACCATCTTCTTTCAATGGCCCCATTATTTGAAGTATTTGTCTGCCAAGTTTACTCGAATTCTTTATTGATGGACTTGACTTTTGGGGGAGCAAAATACATATCTACAGGCCGTGGGTTTGCAATAACACGccttgatttttttacgCTCTATTCCAGATTTGTTAATATATCGATATACTCTGGTTTCCAAGTGTTCTTCATGTTATTATTCGCCATTATATCTATGTGGCAACCCGCCTTACTATGGTTTTGGATTACAGTCATCTCGATGTGCTTCGcaccttttattttcaatccACATCAGTTCGCGTTTATGGACTTCTTCATTGATTACAAAACCTTTATGCACTGGTTATTTTCAGGTAACActaaatatcaaaaagagTCGTGGGCAAGTTTTGTCAAGAGCTCACGATCAAGATTTACCGGTTACAAAAGTAAAACCGTGGATGATATCTCCGAAGATTCAGGTCTTGAGTCAAAGAAAGCGAGGTTTTGGAACGTTTTCTTTGCAGAATTATTTCTGCCTTTCTGTGTGTTCCTCTTTAATTTGAcggctttttctttcattaatGCACAAACAGGGGTGCCTGGCTCAAAACCAACTAGTGCTATTTTTCGGTTGTTGCTCGTAACCTTTTTGCCAATCGTTCTTAACTCAATAGTgctttttctgtttttttggGTCTCGCTTTTTGTGGTCCCTGGATTATCATATTGTTGTAAAAATGCAGGCGCTGTGATTGCCTTTATTGCACATACTTTTTCAGTTTTAGTCTATCTTTTGGATTTCGAACTGATGTGGTTCTTACAAGGTTGGAACTTTACACGGACATTGATACTACTTATCACATGTATCAATTTGCACTTGGTTCTTTTCAAGGTTTTTACCACAATATTCCTGACAAGGGAGtataaaaacaatagaGCACACTTGGCATGGTGGAATGGTAAGTGGTACAACACGGGCATGGGCTGGTCTGTCGTTTTACAACCCATACGAGAATACCTCGTGAAGATTATGGAATCTAGTTATTTTGCTGCCGATTTCTTTCTCGGCCACTTCctattatatatacaaacGCCCATAATATTGTTACCATTTATCGATTACTGGCATACAATGGTGCTATTTTGGATGAATCCAAGAAATATTATCGCACACAAAAGGGTTCTAACTCGAAAGCAGAGAGCATTAAGAAGTAGCAtagtttcaaaatatttttctctatATTTTGTGATGCTAGGTGTATTCCTTTTTATGCTCATCGCGCCATTCTTTGCCAACGTTTTTGTATCTAATCCGCAAGAATTGTTGGAAGGCACACTTCTCGAAGGAATCTTCCAACCTAATGGCCAAAACAACAATGATACTGGCCCGAATGCTCCATCGACAATCCTGACAACAACACCACCTCTACCTACTTTTAGAACTGTTGCGTAG
- the GAS1 gene encoding 1,3-beta-glucanosyltransferase GAS1 (Beta-1,3-glucanosyltransferase~similar to YMR307W), producing MLFKSLSKLATAAAFFAGVATAADVPAIEVVGNKFFYSNNGSQFYIKGVAYQADTANETTGSTINDPLANYDSCSRDIPYLKKLNTNVIRVYAINTTLDHSECMKALNDADIYVIADLSAPDTSVNRDDPAWTVDLFNSYKTVVDSFANYTNVLGFFAGNEVTNNYTNTGASAFVKAAIRDVRQYISDKNYRKIPVGYSSNDDEDTRVKMADYFACGDDDVKADFYGINMYEWCGKSDFKTSGYADRTAEFKNLSIPVFFSEYGCNEVTPRLFTEVEALYGSNMTDVWSGGIVYMYFEETNKYGLVSIDGNDVKTLDDFNNYSSEINKISPTSANTKSYSATTSDVACPATGKYWSAATDLPPTPNGGLCSCMNAANSCVVTDDVDSDDYETLFNWICNEVDCSGISANGTSGKYGAYSFCTPKEQLSFVMNLYYEKNGGSKSDCSFSGSATLQTATTQASCSSALKEIGSMGTNSASGSVDLGSGTESSTASSNASGSSSKSNSGSSGSSSSSSSASSSSSSKKNAATSVKANLAQVIFTSIISLSIAAGVGFALV from the coding sequence ATGTTGTTTAAGTCTCTTTCAAAGTTAGCCACCGCTGCCGCTTTCTTTGCTGGCGTTGCAACTGCGGCCGATGTCCCAGCAATTGAAGTTGTCGGTAACAAGTTCTTCTACTCTAACAACGGCAGTCAATTTTACATAAAAGGTGTTGCTTACCAAGCTGATACCGCTAATGAAACCACTGGATCCACTATCAACGATCCTTTGGCCAATTACGACAGCTGCTCCAGAGATATTCCATACCTTAAAAAACTGAACACAAATGTTATCCGTGTCTACGCCATCAATACCACTCTAGATCACTCTGAATGTATGAAAGCTTTGAACGATGCTGACATCTATGTGATCGCAGACTTATCAGCTCCAGACACTTCTGTCAATAGAGACGATCCAGCTTGGACTGTTGACTTGTTTAACAGCTATAAGACCGTTGTTGACAGTTTTGCTAATTACACTAACGTTTTGGGTTTCTTTGCCGGTAATGAAGTTACCAACAACTACACTAATACCGGCGCATCTGCTTTTGTGAAAGCAGCTATTAGAGACGTCAGACAATACATTAGCGACAAGAACTACAGAAAAATTCCAGTTGGCTACTCTTCcaatgatgacgaagatACCAGAGTCAAGATGGCAGATTACTTCGCTTgtggtgatgatgatgtcAAGGCTGACTTCTATGGTATTAATATGTATGAATGGTGTGGTAAATCAGACTTTAAAACTTCCGGTTATGCTGATAGAACTGCAGAATTTAAAAACCTGTCTATTCCGGTTTTCTTCTCTGAATATGGTTGTAATGAAGTTACACCAAGATTATTTACCGAGGTTGAAGCTTTGTACGGCTCTAACATGACAGATGTCTGGTCTGGTGGTATCGTTTACATGTACTTCGAAGAAACTAACAAATACGGTTTGGTTAGTATTGATGGTAATGATGTTAAAACTTTGGACGATTTCAACAACTACTCCTCtgaaatcaacaaaatatcCCCAACATCAGCTAACACCAAGTCTTACTCTGCAACAACGAGCGATGTTGCTTGTCCAGCTACTGGTAAGTACTGGTCTGCCGCAACAGATTTACCACCAACTCCAAATGGAGGTTTGTGTTCATGTATGAATGCAGCCAATAGTTGTGTTGTCACTGATGACGTTGATTCTGACGATTATGAAACCTTATTCAACTGGATTTGTAATGAAGTCGACTGTAGCGGTATTTCAGCAAACGGTACTTCCGGTAAGTACGGTGCTTACTCCTTCTGTACTCCAAAGGAACAGTTATCTTTCGTTATGAATTTGTACTACGAGAAAAACGGTGGCAGCAAATCTGACTGTAGCTTCAGCGGTTCTGCCACCTTGCAAACTGCTACCACGCAAGCTAGTTGCTCCTCAGCTTTGAAGGAGATCGGCAGTATGGGTACTAACTCTGCATCCGGTAGTGTTGATTTGGGCTCCGGTACTGAATCCAGTACTGCCTCTTCCAATGCTTCCGGCTCTTCTTCGAAGTCCAACTCTGGTTCTTCTGGTTCTTCcagttcttcttcttcagcatcatcttcgtcttctAGCAAGAAGAATGCTGCTACCAGCGTTAAAGCTAACTTGGCACAAGTAATTTTCACCTCAATCATTTCCTTGTCCATTGCCGCTGGTGTCGGTTTTGCTTTGGTTTAA